Proteins from a genomic interval of Anolis sagrei isolate rAnoSag1 chromosome 1, rAnoSag1.mat, whole genome shotgun sequence:
- the TMEM18 gene encoding transmembrane protein 18 isoform X2 gives MESPGRAPIGVTRILTDTDWSEPWILGLIFFHIACLFLTYFSFWHYRLQIGQFLSLMILVFCAEYINEMAAANWRLFSKHQYFDSRGMFISLVFSAPLLLNAIIIVIAWVYKTVNVMTELKTIQQKRKARRENKKSQ, from the exons ATGGAATCTCCCGGGCGCGCGCCCATTGGAGTCACTAGGATCCTGACG GACACAGACTGGTCCGAACCATGGATCCTGGGACTCATATTTTTTCACATAGCCTGCCTCTTTCTCACTTACTTTTCTTTCTGGCATTACCGACTGCAAATAGGGCAGTTTCTTTCTCTCA TGATTCTAGTATTCTGTGcagaatatataaatgaaatggcTGCTGCAAACTGGAG aTTGTTCTCAAAGCACCAATACTTTGATTCCAGGGGAATGTTTATTTCCTTAGTGTTCTCAGCACCATTACTGCTGAATGCTATCATCATTGTG aTTGCTTGGGTTTATAAAACAGTGAATGTCATGACAGAACTAAAGACTATACagcagaaaagaaaagcaagaagagaaaataagaaaagTCAATGA